A genomic region of Vibrio sp. 10N contains the following coding sequences:
- a CDS encoding DUF2971 domain-containing protein, which yields MAKEMIGNLNATSRICSFSYYDASSKEDALIDNRMWGHYADGLRGFCLVFDKKLLEEAIFQSTNKKAVGFEVRYKNEADELRVSDLFSVNSKLELIQVQTLSGYRIVAKAASTKSEHWEHEQEVRLISFSDKPLVKYPPLALKQIVIGEKMPNAQVNLLKDIMQSKYPHASINKMMMRQDSYELKQVAWD from the coding sequence ATGGCTAAGGAAATGATTGGAAACTTGAATGCTACTAGTCGAATTTGTAGTTTTTCTTACTATGACGCAAGTTCGAAAGAGGACGCTTTAATTGATAATAGGATGTGGGGGCATTACGCTGACGGGCTTCGGGGTTTTTGCTTAGTTTTCGACAAGAAGCTGCTAGAAGAAGCAATATTCCAATCAACGAATAAAAAGGCTGTTGGATTCGAAGTACGATACAAGAATGAAGCCGACGAGTTGAGAGTATCGGATCTTTTTTCTGTTAATAGTAAGCTTGAATTGATTCAAGTTCAGACTCTTAGTGGCTATCGGATTGTAGCAAAAGCCGCTTCGACCAAGTCGGAGCATTGGGAGCATGAACAAGAAGTTCGCCTCATCTCATTTTCAGATAAACCTTTGGTAAAGTATCCGCCACTCGCTTTAAAGCAGATTGTTATTGGTGAGAAGATGCCAAACGCTCAAGTAAACCTTCTTAAAGATATTATGCAATCTAAATACCCTCATGCAAGCATCAATAAGATGATGATGCGACAAGACAGCTATGAACTTAAACAAGTAGCTTGGGATTGA
- a CDS encoding organic hydroperoxide resistance protein: MSALYSTSATAIAGRNGQVATDDGLLNLALSYPKELGGSGTATNPEQLFAAGYSACFSNAILHVAQQQKLAVKQAPTKATVALKANEQGGFVLDVALDVTLEMDDAAALELVRVAHQVCPYSNALRGNVDVVVTANGQAI; encoded by the coding sequence ATGTCAGCACTTTACTCTACCTCTGCAACTGCAATCGCCGGCCGTAATGGTCAAGTCGCAACCGATGATGGCCTTCTAAACCTCGCGCTTTCTTACCCAAAAGAACTGGGCGGAAGCGGCACCGCAACTAACCCAGAACAATTATTCGCTGCGGGTTATTCAGCGTGTTTCTCAAATGCCATTCTGCACGTTGCACAACAACAGAAACTCGCCGTAAAACAAGCGCCAACCAAAGCCACTGTGGCACTGAAAGCAAATGAACAAGGCGGATTTGTGTTAGATGTAGCACTGGATGTCACTCTTGAAATGGATGACGCAGCAGCGCTAGAGCTAGTGCGTGTTGCGCACCAGGTTTGCCCTTACTCCAATGCCTTGCGTGGCAACGTTGATGTTGTCGTAACGGCCAATGGTCAGGCAATCTAA
- a CDS encoding malate synthase G, which translates to MSNRIQQGSLNIDSTLYNLVNEQIIPGTGIEAEAFWQSFESILTDLAPKNRALLVKRDDLQHQIDVWHQERAGQAIDPTEYKTFLQQIGYLVPEVDDFEITTENVEPEIATQAGPQLVVPIMNARFALNAANARWGSLYDALYGTDVISEENGAERGGSFNPVRGEKVVAYAREFLDSAAPLNGVSHREVAQYSISNVSVGNTLTATLTNGEEVTLMDSKQFIGYQGEASSPSCILLKHNNLHIEIQIDPNTPIGRVDAAGIKDVVVEAALTTIMDCEDSVAAVDGDDKALAYRNWLGLMKGDLQESLEKNGKTMVRSLNPDRQYTSVSGGEIHLKGRSMLFIRNVGHLMTNPAILDGAGLEVPEGIMDAMITSLIAIHDLKGNSQYQNSTSGSINIVKPKMHGPEEVAFTNELFTRVEDALGLERNTIKVGIMDEERRTSVNLKACIHAAKERVVFINTGFLDRTGDEIHTSMEAGAFAPKAQLKTMTWIGAYEDQNVDLGLACGLQGKAQIGKGMWPEPDNMAKMMDAKIGHPQSGANTAWVPSPTAATLHALHYHQVSVPSRQKELRERVMASVDDILTIPLLGSQKLTAQQIQSELDNNAQGILGYVVRWIDQGVGCSKVPDINDVGLMEDRATLRISSQHIANWLRHGICTESQVMNTMQRMAKIVDQQNADDPNYNNMAPNFDSSIAFSAACQLVFEGCAQPNGYTEPVLHAMRLKLKSQQR; encoded by the coding sequence ATGAGCAATCGCATTCAACAGGGAAGCTTGAACATTGATAGCACCCTCTATAATTTGGTTAATGAACAAATCATTCCCGGCACAGGCATCGAAGCCGAGGCATTCTGGCAATCGTTTGAGTCTATCTTAACTGATCTTGCTCCTAAGAACCGAGCACTGCTCGTCAAGCGTGACGACTTACAACATCAAATTGATGTTTGGCATCAAGAGCGTGCGGGTCAAGCAATTGATCCTACTGAATACAAAACTTTCCTTCAGCAGATTGGCTATTTGGTACCAGAAGTGGATGATTTTGAGATCACCACAGAAAATGTCGAGCCTGAAATAGCCACTCAAGCAGGACCACAGCTGGTGGTACCTATTATGAACGCACGCTTCGCGCTGAATGCTGCCAACGCACGCTGGGGCAGTTTATATGATGCGTTGTACGGCACCGATGTGATCAGTGAAGAAAACGGTGCAGAGCGCGGCGGCAGTTTTAACCCAGTGCGCGGTGAAAAAGTGGTAGCGTATGCCCGTGAATTTCTTGATTCAGCAGCACCGCTAAACGGTGTGTCACACCGAGAGGTCGCGCAGTACAGTATTAGTAATGTCAGTGTTGGCAATACCCTCACAGCGACTCTGACCAACGGTGAAGAAGTAACCCTGATGGATAGCAAGCAGTTTATTGGCTACCAAGGGGAGGCTAGCTCGCCATCTTGTATTCTTCTTAAACACAACAATCTGCACATTGAAATCCAAATTGACCCGAATACGCCGATCGGCCGTGTAGATGCTGCTGGCATCAAAGATGTGGTTGTTGAAGCTGCGCTTACCACTATCATGGATTGTGAAGACTCGGTTGCAGCGGTAGACGGTGACGATAAAGCGCTCGCTTATCGTAATTGGTTAGGTCTGATGAAAGGCGATCTGCAAGAGAGCCTGGAAAAGAATGGCAAAACGATGGTCAGAAGCTTAAATCCAGATCGTCAATACACCAGCGTGAGCGGCGGAGAGATCCATCTTAAAGGCCGCAGTATGCTGTTTATTCGCAATGTTGGGCACTTAATGACAAACCCAGCAATCCTTGATGGAGCAGGCCTTGAAGTGCCTGAAGGTATCATGGACGCCATGATCACCTCGCTGATAGCTATCCATGATCTTAAAGGTAATAGCCAGTACCAAAACTCAACATCCGGCAGCATAAACATCGTTAAACCTAAGATGCACGGCCCTGAAGAAGTGGCGTTTACCAACGAACTATTTACTCGTGTTGAAGACGCGCTTGGTTTAGAGCGTAACACCATCAAAGTTGGCATTATGGATGAGGAGCGCCGCACATCGGTTAACCTTAAAGCGTGTATTCACGCGGCGAAAGAGCGTGTCGTGTTCATCAATACCGGTTTCTTAGATAGAACGGGTGATGAAATTCATACCAGTATGGAAGCGGGCGCATTTGCTCCTAAAGCGCAGTTGAAAACCATGACCTGGATTGGTGCTTATGAAGATCAAAACGTGGATCTCGGACTGGCGTGCGGCCTGCAAGGTAAGGCGCAAATCGGTAAAGGTATGTGGCCGGAGCCGGATAACATGGCAAAAATGATGGATGCCAAGATTGGTCACCCACAGTCAGGCGCTAACACCGCATGGGTACCGTCACCGACCGCAGCAACTTTACATGCGCTTCACTATCACCAAGTGAGTGTACCAAGCCGTCAAAAAGAGCTTCGTGAGCGCGTGATGGCGAGTGTGGATGATATCTTGACGATTCCACTGTTAGGCTCACAAAAGCTGACAGCACAACAAATTCAAAGTGAGTTAGACAATAACGCACAAGGCATTCTCGGCTACGTAGTACGATGGATAGACCAAGGTGTCGGCTGTTCCAAAGTGCCAGACATCAATGATGTCGGCTTGATGGAAGATCGCGCTACGCTGCGTATTTCCAGCCAACACATTGCCAACTGGCTGCGCCACGGTATTTGCACGGAATCTCAAGTGATGAATACCATGCAGCGTATGGCAAAAATCGTTGACCAACAAAATGCCGATGACCCAAATTACAACAATATGGCCCCCAACTTTGACAGCAGCATTGCGTTCTCTGCGGCGTGTCAATTGGTGTTCGAAGGCTGCGCACAGCCCAATGGCTATACCGAGCCCGTATTGCATGCAATGCGACTCAAATTAAAATCACAACAACGATAA
- the nagB gene encoding glucosamine-6-phosphate deaminase gives MRLIPLQNAEQVGKWAARHIVERINAFKPTAEKPFVLGLPTGGTPLSTYKALIDLHKAGEVSFKHVVTFNMDEYVGIDPEHPESYRSFMYNNFFNHVDIQEENINLLDGLADDIDAHCAAYEEKIRSYGKINLFMGGIGIDGHIAFNEPGSSLNSRTRIKTLTEDTRIANSRFFDNDINQVPKYALTIGVATLLDAEEVMILTMGHNKAQALQMAVEGSVNHMWTVTALQMHPKAIIVADDAAQQELKVKTVRYFNELEVENIKGL, from the coding sequence ATGAGACTTATTCCATTACAGAACGCAGAACAAGTAGGTAAGTGGGCTGCTCGCCATATCGTTGAACGTATCAACGCTTTCAAACCGACAGCAGAAAAACCGTTTGTTTTGGGTCTGCCTACTGGTGGAACGCCTCTTTCAACGTACAAAGCACTCATCGATCTGCACAAAGCCGGCGAAGTTAGCTTCAAGCACGTTGTAACGTTCAACATGGATGAGTACGTAGGTATCGACCCTGAGCACCCTGAGTCTTACCGCTCTTTCATGTACAACAACTTCTTCAACCATGTTGATATCCAAGAAGAAAACATCAACCTTCTTGACGGTCTTGCAGACGATATCGACGCACACTGCGCGGCATACGAAGAGAAAATCCGTTCATACGGTAAGATCAACCTATTCATGGGCGGCATCGGCATCGATGGTCACATCGCATTCAACGAACCAGGTTCATCTCTAAACTCTCGTACTCGCATCAAGACACTGACTGAAGACACGCGCATCGCAAACTCTCGCTTCTTCGACAACGACATCAACCAAGTGCCTAAATACGCACTAACTATCGGTGTTGCAACTCTACTAGACGCAGAAGAAGTGATGATCCTAACTATGGGTCACAACAAAGCTCAAGCTCTACAAATGGCTGTAGAAGGCTCTGTAAACCACATGTGGACAGTGACTGCGCTACAAATGCACCCTAAAGCAATCATCGTTGCTGACGATGCAGCTCAACAAGAGCTAAAAGTGAAGACAGTTCGCTACTTCAACGAACTTGAAGTTGAGAACATCAAAGGTCTATAA
- the recQ gene encoding DNA helicase RecQ, producing MMPNTPTANPITPNDLLKSLFGYDNFRHQQADIIDSLMSGNDVLTLMPTGGGKSICYQIPAILRQGVGVVVSPLIALMQDQVDALHQVGVRAAYLNSTLSPYDQQVVEEQVLTGDIQILYVAPERLLMEKTLRLLEQSSLSLFAIDEAHCVSQWGHDFRPEYQQLSVLKQRFPAVPRIALTATADLKTREEIIAQLALEQADVYVHSFDRPNITYHVSDLGNAKQELWRFIDTHHQDDAGIVYCLSRKKVEETAQWLCDMGKTALPYHAGLSSEQRANHQRRFLSEDGIIVVATIAFGMGIDKPDVRFVAHLSLPKSIEAYYQETGRAGRDGMPANAWMSFGMQDMVLQRQMVQNSEGAEQYKRVSIQKLNRLLGYCDLATCRRQSLLAYFGETLSKPCGNCDNCLTPPETWDGLQATQKALSTVYRTGQRFGVSYLVNILLGKADSRITQNQHDTLSTFGIGGDLSAKEWQGVFRQLLAMNLLEVHGEHGSLQLTELCRPYLKGEQPIELRKLRVSKKAAKGAKKKNSGTLSTADMPQFEKLREVRAELAKQQSVPAYMICHDATLESLASVRPQTLDELSTISGFGEVKIEKYGDAFIAAIEPKSEAEKQLSDTELESLGLLNKGFTVEDIASERGLKATTIMSHLAQAIELNACELNSVVSLSEEEIQTITQQALTLDSLAQQTIKPLYEHFEQQYDYGTLKCVLAKMASQSQ from the coding sequence ATGATGCCGAATACTCCGACCGCGAATCCCATCACTCCCAACGACCTGCTGAAATCTCTTTTTGGTTACGATAATTTTCGTCATCAACAAGCGGACATTATCGACTCGTTGATGTCGGGAAATGATGTGCTGACACTAATGCCAACTGGCGGCGGTAAATCTATTTGTTATCAAATACCGGCTATTCTGAGGCAGGGCGTTGGCGTTGTGGTGTCTCCACTTATCGCACTGATGCAAGATCAAGTCGACGCTCTACACCAAGTTGGCGTTCGTGCTGCTTACCTAAACTCAACATTGAGCCCGTACGATCAGCAAGTCGTGGAAGAGCAAGTACTCACTGGTGACATCCAAATCCTGTATGTCGCACCTGAACGACTATTAATGGAAAAAACGCTTCGCTTGTTGGAGCAATCGAGCCTGTCGCTGTTTGCTATTGATGAAGCGCACTGTGTAAGCCAGTGGGGTCATGACTTTCGCCCAGAGTATCAGCAGCTCAGTGTGCTCAAGCAGCGCTTTCCTGCCGTGCCGAGAATCGCGCTCACCGCTACCGCCGATCTTAAAACACGTGAGGAGATCATCGCTCAATTGGCACTTGAGCAAGCCGATGTTTATGTTCACAGTTTTGATCGTCCTAACATCACTTACCACGTCTCCGACCTTGGCAATGCAAAACAAGAGCTATGGCGCTTTATCGATACTCATCATCAAGATGATGCCGGTATTGTCTATTGCCTATCACGTAAAAAAGTAGAAGAGACAGCACAGTGGTTGTGTGACATGGGCAAAACCGCTTTGCCATACCACGCAGGGCTATCAAGTGAGCAACGCGCGAATCACCAGCGCCGTTTTTTGAGTGAAGATGGCATCATCGTCGTCGCCACCATCGCATTTGGAATGGGGATTGATAAACCCGATGTTCGGTTTGTGGCGCATTTAAGCCTACCAAAAAGTATTGAAGCCTATTACCAGGAAACAGGCCGTGCAGGACGTGATGGCATGCCTGCAAATGCTTGGATGAGTTTTGGTATGCAAGACATGGTTCTACAGAGGCAAATGGTGCAAAACTCCGAAGGCGCAGAGCAATATAAGCGCGTATCCATTCAAAAACTCAATCGACTACTTGGCTATTGTGATTTGGCTACTTGCCGTCGCCAATCTCTACTCGCCTACTTTGGCGAAACGCTATCAAAGCCCTGCGGCAACTGTGATAACTGCCTCACCCCACCCGAAACCTGGGATGGCTTACAAGCTACGCAAAAGGCGCTTTCTACTGTATATCGAACCGGTCAGCGGTTTGGTGTGAGTTACTTAGTCAACATTCTCTTAGGTAAAGCCGACAGTCGAATTACCCAAAACCAGCACGATACCCTTTCTACATTTGGTATTGGTGGCGACCTTTCAGCTAAAGAGTGGCAAGGAGTATTTCGTCAACTGCTCGCCATGAACCTTCTGGAAGTGCACGGTGAACACGGCAGCTTACAGCTTACTGAGTTGTGCCGTCCCTACCTGAAAGGCGAACAGCCCATCGAACTTCGCAAACTGCGAGTCTCGAAAAAAGCGGCGAAAGGCGCTAAGAAGAAAAACTCTGGCACATTGTCTACTGCCGATATGCCGCAGTTTGAAAAGCTTCGCGAGGTTCGTGCAGAGCTAGCTAAGCAGCAATCGGTGCCGGCTTACATGATTTGTCATGATGCGACGCTGGAATCACTCGCGAGCGTGCGCCCGCAAACCCTCGATGAACTCTCAACAATCTCAGGTTTTGGTGAAGTTAAGATCGAGAAATACGGCGATGCTTTTATCGCCGCTATTGAGCCTAAATCCGAAGCCGAAAAGCAGTTGTCAGATACCGAACTTGAGTCTCTGGGACTTCTTAACAAAGGGTTTACCGTTGAAGACATCGCAAGTGAACGCGGACTAAAGGCGACAACGATCATGTCTCATCTAGCTCAAGCCATAGAGTTAAACGCCTGCGAGTTAAACAGCGTGGTCTCATTAAGCGAAGAGGAGATCCAAACAATTACACAGCAAGCACTAACGCTTGATTCTCTAGCACAGCAGACCATCAAGCCGCTATACGAGCACTTTGAACAGCAATACGACTACGGCACACTAAAATGTGTACTCGCGAAAATGGCTTCACAAAGCCAATAA